Proteins found in one Litorihabitans aurantiacus genomic segment:
- a CDS encoding universal stress protein, giving the protein MTGTAERRTVLVGVDGSAPSSWALEWAFAAARRRGWTLRVLCSYSLPSFTVASLDGGYAALDDSAVRRSAQGALDGALAQVEGRGVAVEGVLETGDAAGALIEGSATAGLAVVGTRGGGGFTDRLLGTVSTALPAHARCPVVVVPLRDEHGGRGGRGGDRPLGGEEEGDLSLGHRWTASAPVTSPARIVVGVDGSASARAALTAAVEEAARWGAELTAVAGVPMAHGAGVLGWLPAAIDRDQVLADVRAGLEVMVHEAVAGSDVRVKLHVLDGSGAALLSEFSTAVDLVVVGSRGRGGFTGMLLGSTSQSVLHHASCPVLVVPVRRHPR; this is encoded by the coding sequence GTGACGGGGACGGCTGAGCGCAGGACGGTGCTGGTCGGGGTCGACGGATCGGCCCCGAGCTCGTGGGCGCTGGAGTGGGCGTTCGCCGCGGCGCGCCGGCGCGGGTGGACGCTGCGGGTGCTGTGCTCCTATTCGCTGCCGTCGTTCACCGTGGCGTCGCTCGACGGCGGGTACGCCGCGCTCGACGACAGCGCGGTCCGCCGGTCCGCCCAGGGCGCGCTCGACGGCGCGCTGGCGCAGGTCGAGGGTCGCGGGGTGGCTGTCGAGGGGGTGCTCGAGACCGGCGACGCGGCCGGTGCGCTGATCGAGGGGAGCGCGACGGCGGGGCTCGCCGTCGTCGGCACGCGCGGCGGGGGCGGGTTCACCGACCGGCTGCTCGGCACGGTGTCGACGGCGCTGCCCGCGCACGCGCGCTGCCCGGTGGTGGTGGTGCCGCTGCGGGACGAGCACGGCGGGCGCGGCGGGCGCGGCGGCGACCGGCCGCTGGGCGGTGAGGAGGAGGGCGACCTCAGCCTCGGTCACCGCTGGACGGCCAGCGCCCCGGTGACGTCGCCGGCGCGGATCGTGGTCGGGGTGGACGGGTCGGCGAGCGCGCGTGCGGCTCTGACCGCGGCTGTGGAGGAGGCGGCGCGCTGGGGTGCGGAGCTGACCGCGGTGGCCGGGGTGCCCATGGCGCACGGCGCCGGTGTCCTCGGGTGGCTGCCGGCGGCGATCGACCGCGACCAGGTGCTGGCCGACGTGCGGGCAGGTCTCGAGGTGATGGTGCACGAGGCGGTCGCCGGCAGCGACGTCCGTGTGAAGCTGCACGTGCTCGACGGTTCGGGCGCCGCGCTGCTCTCGGAGTTCTCGACCGCGGTGGACCTCGTGGTGGTCGGATCGCGCGGCCGCGGCGGGTTCACGGGGATGCTGCTGGGCTCGACGAGCCAGTCGGTGCTGCACCACGCGTCGTGCCCGGTGCTGGTGGTGCCGGTCCGCCGCCACCCCCGCTGA
- a CDS encoding aldo/keto reductase produces MSDSDPTLTAAAGSSHAPLGDVGPLVLGGNVFGWTADREASFAVLDAFVEAGGRQIDTADVYSAWVDGHSGGESETIIGEWLATSGHRDAVQIATKVSKHPGRPGLARDNVRAAIEESLTRLQTDVIDLYYAHADDESQSPEQIAATFDELVTEGKVRAIGLSNFSPERLRAVVEAARSENLVPAAYAQDRWSLVERSIEGALVPVLADLGVMQLPYSALASGFLTGKYRDGVDVDSPRAGGAGAYLERPGAAGLLEALDGVARAHDVAPASVALAWLRTRPTVGAPIASARSTDQLPALVASFTLDLSPEQIRELDDASDALG; encoded by the coding sequence ATGAGCGACTCAGACCCCACCCTCACCGCAGCAGCCGGCTCCTCGCACGCACCCCTGGGTGACGTCGGCCCCCTCGTCCTCGGCGGCAACGTCTTCGGCTGGACCGCCGACCGCGAGGCGAGCTTCGCCGTCCTCGACGCGTTCGTCGAGGCCGGCGGCCGCCAGATCGACACCGCCGACGTCTACTCCGCGTGGGTCGACGGCCACTCCGGCGGCGAGTCCGAGACGATCATCGGCGAGTGGCTCGCCACCAGCGGCCACCGCGACGCCGTCCAGATCGCCACCAAGGTCTCCAAGCACCCCGGCCGCCCCGGCCTCGCCCGCGACAACGTCCGCGCCGCGATCGAAGAGTCCCTGACGCGCCTGCAGACCGACGTCATCGACCTCTACTACGCGCACGCCGACGACGAGTCGCAGTCGCCCGAGCAGATCGCCGCCACCTTCGACGAGCTCGTGACCGAGGGCAAGGTCCGCGCGATCGGCCTGTCCAACTTCTCCCCGGAGCGCCTGCGCGCCGTCGTCGAGGCCGCCCGCAGCGAGAACCTCGTGCCGGCCGCCTACGCGCAGGACCGCTGGAGCCTCGTCGAGCGCTCGATCGAGGGCGCCCTCGTGCCGGTCCTCGCGGACCTCGGCGTCATGCAGCTGCCCTACTCCGCCCTCGCCTCCGGCTTCCTCACGGGCAAGTACCGCGACGGCGTCGACGTCGACTCCCCGCGCGCCGGCGGTGCGGGCGCCTACCTGGAGCGCCCCGGTGCGGCCGGTCTCCTGGAGGCGCTCGACGGCGTCGCACGCGCCCACGACGTCGCGCCCGCCTCGGTCGCGCTCGCCTGGCTCCGCACCCGCCCCACGGTCGGTGCGCCGATCGCGAGCGCGCGCTCGACCGACCAGCTCCCCGCGCTCGTGGCCAGCTTCACCCTCGACCTGAGCCCCGAGCAGATCCGCGAGCTCGACGACGCGAGCGACGCACTCGGCTGA